The DNA sequence GAGAGCAGTATCGTCAAATGCTACCTTTTTTTGGTGCAGTTAAAAGCAAACTTGGCATTTAAATGCTCAAAGGTGTCTTTTTTAAATAAGATGGTCTACAGTATGATTTACAATAAGTTGTAAAAAAAGATGTGGGACATGGTTGCATAGAGGAAATATTTATGGGAACAAAAAAACTAACTGATTTGATTGTAAAGCATATCAATGAAGTTATCTCTTTAGAATCCGACCTTGGTCGATCATTGTGGCAATCATTGCTTGAGATGCATCCTGCGGATAGTGCCAAGATTTTAACATATATTTCCGATGAGCAACTGGCTTTACTTTTTGTAAAGTTTTCTCAATCAAAACAGCTTACTCTTTTTGAAGAGCTTCATGATTCATATAAAGAAAAAATTCTTTTATTTTTAAACGATGAACAAAAAGCGTTTATTTTAAGGCAGTCATCAGTTGATGATTTAACAGATTTATTTGATGAGCTGCCAAACAAAGAATTAAAAAAATGCTTAGATATTTTAAACAAAAAAGATCGTCAAAAGGTTCTCTCGCTTCTTAAATTCCCACCAGATAGTGCTGGTGGTATCATGACTTTAGATTTTGTAACCCTTATTCAAGACATGACTGTTGGAAAAGCGATATTTTTATTGCAAAGACTTCGTCCGAACATTGATTTGCATAGACAAATTTATGTTACCGATCAAGATAATAAATTAGTCGGGTACATAAACCTGGAAGATTTAGTTCTCAAGTCTCCGCTCATTAGGCTTTCTTCAATTTTAAAACAAGTTCCATACTATGCTCTGGCCCAAGAGGATCAAGAGCAGGTTGCTAAAAAAATGGTCCATTATCATATGCTTACCGTTCCTGTTGTCACTGAGCAGATGTATTTGCTTGGTGTTGTCCCAGAAGATACGTTGATTGATGTTTTACAGCAAGAGGCTACCGAAGACGTTCAAAGAATGTCTGGTGCGCCAGTAACAACAACATACTTTGAGACTTCGTTTGTTTCTCATTTGTATCGACGTTGTTTTGTTTTAGTCCCACTTTTAATTTTGGAATCCGCGACGAGCATTATTATTATTAATTACGATCAAACCTTAGCTCTTTCTCCAATTTTAGTAGTTTTTATTGCAACTTTAGTAAGTGTCGGTGGAAATACGAGCGCCCAAACATCCTCAATTTCGATTCAGGGAATGTCGTCAGGAGATATAAATGAATCAAATACGGGTAGATTTATCAGAAGAGAATTTTTAATAGGATTTTCGCTTGCTGTTGTTTTATCAATAGTTTCATTTTTTAGGGTGTATGCTTCATACAAAGATTTGATTGGAAGCCTGGTAGTTAGTATTTCTTTAGGGCTTATAGTTTTAATTTCTGTTCTTTTGGGAGCATGTTTTCCAATAGCTTTAGCTAAGTTTAAGGTTGATCCGGCATTTTCAGCTGGTCCACTTCTGGCAACTTTGATGGATATTTTAGGAATATTTATCTATTGTTACGTTGCCTATATGATTTTATCATGATATTTGCGTAATCTTATTGACAAAAAGAGCTTGTATTTGTACATTGTTATTGTCGTTTGAGAATTTGTAAAAATTCTTTAATTGCAAATTGAAATTTGAGAGCCGCTAGCTCAGTCGGTAGAGCAACAGCCTTTTAAGCTGTGGGTCGTTGGTTCGATTCCAACGCGGCTCACCATTCTTTTATAAACTAAACGAATGGCAAG is a window from the Candidatus Dependentiae bacterium genome containing:
- the mgtE gene encoding magnesium transporter; the encoded protein is MGTKKLTDLIVKHINEVISLESDLGRSLWQSLLEMHPADSAKILTYISDEQLALLFVKFSQSKQLTLFEELHDSYKEKILLFLNDEQKAFILRQSSVDDLTDLFDELPNKELKKCLDILNKKDRQKVLSLLKFPPDSAGGIMTLDFVTLIQDMTVGKAIFLLQRLRPNIDLHRQIYVTDQDNKLVGYINLEDLVLKSPLIRLSSILKQVPYYALAQEDQEQVAKKMVHYHMLTVPVVTEQMYLLGVVPEDTLIDVLQQEATEDVQRMSGAPVTTTYFETSFVSHLYRRCFVLVPLLILESATSIIIINYDQTLALSPILVVFIATLVSVGGNTSAQTSSISIQGMSSGDINESNTGRFIRREFLIGFSLAVVLSIVSFFRVYASYKDLIGSLVVSISLGLIVLISVLLGACFPIALAKFKVDPAFSAGPLLATLMDILGIFIYCYVAYMILS